The Hymenobacter sp. DG01 sequence CTTGGCCACATCGTAGCTCACCCCACCTTTCACTTCGGTGTAGAAATACTGCCGAAACAGCCCGTTGGAGCGGGCCTGCAGCTCTACGTAGCCGCCCCAGTGTTTGGGTCCGCCCGGCAGCACCACCGTCGCAATGTGCCAGGTTCCAGTCTGGCGGTCCTGCACGGCGTTGGTCTGAGCTTGGGCAGCTTGGCCGACCAGGCCACTCAGAGCAGCTGTCAGAAATAAAGTAACGCGGGTTGTGGCAGCAGACATGGGGTAGGGCGCAATGAGATGCGAAAGTAGGCACGCCGAGGCAGAGCTAGCCTACAGCATCCTGTCATTGTGGGCCCTTATTTCAGTTGATTGTAGCGCAGCAACGCCTCCAGGTAGTAATAATCGGCGTAGGTCAGGGGCGCATCCACCTCCGACTTCGCCGGTTTGTGGGCCACGCAATGCTTGATGAGGAAGTTGTTGTTCTCGCCCACGGCAGCCCGGTAAGCGGGGCTGCTCAAACTCACCAGCATCTGCTCGGCGGCCTGGCGGTAGCGCTTGGCATCGGGGGCGGGGCAGTATTGTTGCAGCTCCAGCAGGGCCGAGGCCACAATGGCCGCTGCGGAAGCGTCGCGCTCCTCCTGGGGGATATCGGGGGCGTTGAAATCCCAGTACGGAATCTTATCGGCGGGCAAGTTGGGGTGGTTGAGGAAGAAGTCGGCGGTTTTGCAGGCCTGGTCCCGGTAGCGCGCCAACTTGGTGTCGCGAAACAGGGTAGTGTAACCGTAGATGGCCCAGGCCTGGCCCCGCGCCCACGCCGAGTTGTCGGCGGCACCCTGGGCGGTTTTCTTGGTCAGTACCTGGCCGTGCTCATCGTAGCAGACGACGTGGTAAGTGCTGCCATCGGGCCGGAAGTGGTTTTTGAGCGTGTTGTCGGCGTGGGTGATGCTGAGGCGGCGCAGGGTAGAGTCGCCGGAGGTGCGGGCCGCCCAGCACAGCAGCTCCAGGTTCATCATGTTATCAATAATGACCGGGTAGTGGTAGCCCGCAAACTCATTCCACGACTTAATCAGGCCAACTTCTGGGTTGAACCGCGTGGCCAACGACTTAGTTCCAGTGAGCAGAATGGGTTGGTAGGCGGGATTTTTGGTCAGCCGAAGCCCATTTCCGAAGGGGCAATAGAGCATAAAGCCCAGGTCGTGGGTGCCGGTGTTGGTTTGCTCCTTCGCCATAGCCATCGTCCAACGGTCGGCGGCCTGTTGCCACTGGGGCTGCTTGGTGTACTCATATAGGTACCAGAGCGTCCCCCCGAAAAAGCCGCTGGTCCACCACTCCGAGGGCATGTCTTTGAACGAGCCATCGGGCCGGCTGGAGTAAGGAAACTTGGTTACGTTGGGGTGGGTCTGGAGCAGGCGCGTGAGCTGCTGACCGGCACGATCAAACTCCTGCCTGACGTTGATTTTGCGCTGCTGCGCGTGCGTAGTCAGCGTAACAGATAGGCCCAGGAAAAGGGCGGCCAGCAAACGGGGGTAGGAAGTTGAAGGGAGCATGGCCGTCAAGCTACGGGAAATCAGCAAACTAGCATCCTCGCTGCCACCAGCCTTAAGCTACGGATGAGCTAGGCCGACTTGCGCTCCAACACTTCGTCAATGAGACCATACTCTTTGGCCTCATCGGCGCGCATCCAGTAGTCGCGGTCCGAGTCGTGGTGGATTTGCTCGTAGGTTTTGCCGGTGCGGGTCGCGTAAATGTCGTACAGCTCCCGCCGCAGCTTCACCACCTCCCGGGCCGTAATCTCAATATCAGCCGAGGGGCCCTGCACCCCGCCGCTGGGCTGGTGAATCATGACGCGGGCATGGGGTAGGGCAGAGCGTTTGCCCAGCGCCCCGCCGCACAACAGAAACGCGCCCATACTAGCCGCCAGTCCGGTACAAATGGTAGCCACGTCCGGAGCCACGTATTGCA is a genomic window containing:
- a CDS encoding glycoside hydrolase family 88 protein, which gives rise to MLPSTSYPRLLAALFLGLSVTLTTHAQQRKINVRQEFDRAGQQLTRLLQTHPNVTKFPYSSRPDGSFKDMPSEWWTSGFFGGTLWYLYEYTKQPQWQQAADRWTMAMAKEQTNTGTHDLGFMLYCPFGNGLRLTKNPAYQPILLTGTKSLATRFNPEVGLIKSWNEFAGYHYPVIIDNMMNLELLCWAARTSGDSTLRRLSITHADNTLKNHFRPDGSTYHVVCYDEHGQVLTKKTAQGAADNSAWARGQAWAIYGYTTLFRDTKLARYRDQACKTADFFLNHPNLPADKIPYWDFNAPDIPQEERDASAAAIVASALLELQQYCPAPDAKRYRQAAEQMLVSLSSPAYRAAVGENNNFLIKHCVAHKPAKSEVDAPLTYADYYYLEALLRYNQLK